The Melitaea cinxia chromosome 6, ilMelCinx1.1, whole genome shotgun sequence genome has a window encoding:
- the LOC123654798 gene encoding cytochrome P450 4X1-like, whose product MYTRERRETKIVHDFVDNLILRKKSLIDEQNKAGEQFDNQTIKTFLELLIDNSNDTDKGYTDEELREETLALAIAGSDTSAVGTCFAILLLSQHMDVQDKIYREIQEVLGDTDKTLEAEDLMKFNYLRAVIKETLRLYPPVPITVRYLKKDLELPTGITLPEGSNVVTSIWGIHRNPRHWGDDANVFNPDRFLPGKASQPNAFMPFSYGPRSCPGYQYAMFSMSTTLINLLRRYRIKPASNYKYDENNPLRVSFEVMMIHVNNFSVQIEYRNEPNKNKKSEEM is encoded by the exons ATGTATACGAGAGAGAGGCGAGAGACGAAAATTGTTCATGACTTCGTGGATAAC ctcattttaagaaaaaaatcgcTGATCGATGAACAAAATAAAGCTGGAGAACAATTTGACAATC AAACAATTAAGacatttttagaattattgATAGATAATTCTAATGATACCGACAAGGGATATACCGATGAAGAACTTCGCGAGGAGACGCTTGCTCTTGCTATAGCGGGCTCGGATACATCGGCAGTAGGCACATGTTTTGCTATTTTACTACTGTCACAACACATGGATGTACAAGACAAAATTTACAGAGA aATTCAAGAAGTTTTAGGAGATACAGACAAGACACTTGAAGCGGAAGACTTGAtgaaattcaattatttaagaGCTGTGATAAAGGAAACCTTAAGACTTTACCCCCCTGTACCTATAACTGTGAGGTATCTTAAGAAAGACCTTGAATTAC CTACTGGTATAACTCTTCCTGAGGGTAGTAATGTAGTTACAAGTATATGGGGTATACACCGCAATCCTCGCCACTGGGGTGACGATGCAAACGTTTTTAATCCCGATCGTTTCCTGCCTGGAAAAGCATCGCAACCCAACGCTTTTATGCCATTCAGCTACGGTCCTCGGAGTTGTCCTG GGTACCAATACGCTATGTTTTCGATGTCAACTACGTTGATAAATCTCTTGCGACGTTACCGCATTAAACCAGCGTCAAACTACAAATACGATGAGAACAATCCGCTAAGAGTGTCGTTTGAAGTTATGATGATACATGTCAATAATTTCTCCGTTCAAATTGAATATCGTAATGaacccaataaaaataaaaaatcagaaGAAATGTAA